A stretch of Besnoitia besnoiti strain Bb-Ger1 chromosome V, whole genome shotgun sequence DNA encodes these proteins:
- a CDS encoding hypothetical protein (encoded by transcript BESB_060970) has product MRRPTQIGPVVASSLSASSSQRSRFAFQPRDAEPKQPLSAQGGDASPSESAKFLSSPRRSSCKGRASLAAAGGGPPLYVLTSGALYGSDTFKAKYVLTQIIVLQSAFYFLYALFALGALTFFAVDRGDWLPGVPFTGEDASGSHNTALTPVTPSAEPAPGRNNQSLVGLPPLTEYAEGEFPRNGAEHENNDSVRTQASPCRWMALNPGDRVARGEEEARREAGNDGGALRMYSLSRSYLVFMVVQRARKCLDFCFSIHFFHLLACWAFDGFPSSPSWWLCSAASATATTAISQYFCRQVEMQDIQLERQPAGSRRGSSEAESVTSVGSSSSDGSSGFGVPSMDATTSSEAPEDLKGVKELPPVLSTSGHSRNTEFATPARADRSFPLHATHSILEAGGSEGSS; this is encoded by the exons ATGCGCCGCCCTACCCAGATCGGTCCTGTGGTGGCGTCAAGTTTgagcgcttcttcttcgcagagAAGCCGGTTCGCTTTTCAGCCACGTGATGCGGAACCCAAGCAGCCGCTGTCAGCGCAAGGGGGGGATGCCTCGCCTTCAGAGAGCGCCAAGTTTCTGAGTTCCCCTCGGCGCTCGTCGTGTAAGGGTCGGGCCTCGTTGGCGGCTGCCGGGGGGGGGCCTCCACTGTATGTTCTTACGTCGGGTGCCTTGTATGGCAGCGACACGTTCAAGGCCAAATACGTCCTTACTCAGATCATCGTTCTTCAGTCAGCGTTCTACTTCCTCTATGCCCTTTTCGCTCTCGGCGCACTCACATTTTTCGCCGTGGATCGCGGAGATTGGCTTCCGGGCGTTCCATTCACCGGCGAAGATGCCTCCGGTAGCCACAACACCGCACTGACACCCGTCACTCCCTCCGCTGAGCCTGCACCGGGACGAAACAACCAGTCTCTCGTTGGGCTACCGCCCCTGACGGAATACGCTGAAGGCGAGTTCCCACGCAACGGAGCTGAACACGAGAACAACGACAGCGTGCGAACTCAGG CATCGCCATGTAGGTGGATGGCCTTGAACCCAGGTGACAGGGTGGCgcggggcgaagaggaggcgcggagggaagCGGGAAATGATGGTGGAGCGCTACGGATGTACTCCCTCTCGCG GTCGTACTTGGTTTTTATGGTTGTCCAGCGAGCGCGAAAATGCCTGGACTTCTGCTTCTCCATCCACTTCTTTCACTTGCTGGCCTGTTGGGCCTTCGACGGCTTCCCATCCAGCC CGAGTTGGTggctctgcagcgcagcgtcCGCCACAGCAACGACAGCGATTTCTCAGTACTTCTGTCGACAGGTGGAGATGCAAGATATCCAGTTGGAGAGGCAGCCAGCGGGTAGTCGGCGAGGTTCTTCCGAGGCTGAGAGCGTCACCTCCGTtggaagcagcagcagcgacggtAGTAGTGGTTTCGGCGTGCCCAGCATGGACGCTACAACGAGCTCAGAGGCTCCAGAAGATCTGAAAGGAGTCAAGGAACTCCCTCCCGTCCTTTCGACCAGCGGGCATAGTCGAAACACAGAATTTGCCACACCAGCTCGTGCCGACCGGTCGTTTCCACTACATGCTACTCATAGCATTTTGGAGGCCGGTGGGAGTGAGGGATCATCATGA